A portion of the Hoplias malabaricus isolate fHopMal1 chromosome 1, fHopMal1.hap1, whole genome shotgun sequence genome contains these proteins:
- the ephx2 gene encoding bifunctional epoxide hydrolase 2, whose protein sequence is MFKAVLFGLWGGAITPHPQKAFQKVENDFNLSKDFILNTIVKAGNENAVFRAERGKLTLSQMFPELETEIQKEAESQGVSLPAQFSVHKLFDEIRKVEFNGTVLNATAILRHQDMLTCVLANIWVDDTPQRDSMAKVFSVLERHFDLVIRSSQIGAKLPEPAIFHAALDKLQVKPHEALWVDVSEESVQAAESLGMTTVHVTDISEAMKKIETLTGIKLTDKSRPRYCGPEEVSHGYVTIKPGVKIHFVEMGDGPPVLLCHGFPESWFSWRYQIPALADAGFRVIAPDLKGYGDSSAPADIEEYSQENISQDLVMFLDQLGIAQVTLVGHDWGGSLAWNMAQCHPERLRAVASLNTPLFPVDPNTNPMDRLKSVPIFEYQLYFQEPGVAEAELEKNLARTFNLLFTASDETDKRFVDSSGVLKKGGLFVGLPEDIPRSAILSEKELQYYVQQYTKSGFRGPLNWYRNVERNWRWLCSRPRGKILMPALMVTAGKDRILLPRFSTGMENTIPNLKRAHIEDCGHWTQMERPAELNKILISWLQETHQNASISIFPKL, encoded by the exons ATGTTTAAAGCTGTGCTGTTTGGTCTGTGGGGTGGGGCGATCACCCCTCACCCTCAAAAGGCTTTTCAGAAAGTGGAGAATGATTTTAATCTTTCAAA GGATTTCATATTGAACACCATTGTGAAGGCAGGCAATGAAAATGCTGTGTTTCGTGCTGAAAGAGGAAAGCTCACCCTCTCACAG ATGTTTCCAGAGCTGGAGACTGAGATTCAGAAGGAGGCAGAAAGTCAAGGAGTCTCTTTGCCTGCCCAGTTCTCAGTCCATAAACTATTTGATGAGATAAGGAAGGTGGAGTTCAATGGGACAGTTCTTAATGCTACTGCCATTCTTCGACACCAGG acATGCTAACCTGTGTCTTGGCAAACATTTGGGTTGATGACACTCCTCAGAGGGACAGCATGGCTAAAGTTTTCTCAGTCTTAGAACGCCACTTTGATCTGGTAATCCGATCCTCTCAAATTGGGGCAAAGCTCCCTGAACCAGCTATATTCCATGCTGCCTTGGATAAACTACAGGTTAAACCCCATGAG GCTCTTTGGGTGGATGTTTCTGAGGAGAGTGTGCAGGCAGCTGAGAGTTTGGGCATGACAACTGTTCACGTTACTGATATCAGTGAAGCAATGAAAAAAATTGAGACTCTTACAGGAATAAAG CTTACAGATAAGTCGAGACCTCGTTATTGTGGTCCCGAAGAGGTCAGCCATGGATATGTCACAATCAAG CCTGGGGTGAAGATCCATTTTGTGGAGATGGGGGATGGGCCTCCTGTTTTGCTCTGCCATGGATTTCCTGAATCCTGGTTTTCATGGCGGTACCAG ATTCCTGCCCTGGCTGATGCTGGCTTCAGGGTTATTGCTCCAGACCTGAAAGGCTATGGTGACTCTTCTGCTCCTGCAG ATATTGAGGAGTACTCCCAAGAAAATATTTCACAG gATCTGGTGATGTTTTTGGATCAGTTG GGCATTGCTCAGGTTACTCTGGTGGGCCATGACTGGGGTGGTTCTCTGGCCTGGAACATGGCCCAGTGCCATCCAGAGAGACTGAG GGCTGTGGCTTCTCTTAACACTCCATTGTTCCCTGTGGATCCAAACACGAATCCAATGGATAGACTGAAGTCTGTGCCAATTTTTGAATATCAACTCTATTTCCAGGAGCCT GGTGTAGCAGAGGCTGAGCTGGAGAAAAACCTGGCCAGGACGTTTAATCTGCTGTTTACTGCCAGTGATGAGACA gACAAACGCTTTGTGGATTCTTCTGGGGTCTTAAAAAAAG GGGGTCTGTTTGTTGGGCTCCCAGAGGACATTCCTAGAAGTGCAATTCTGAGTGAGAAGGAACTTCAGTACTATGTTCAGCAGTACACTAAAAGTGGattcag GGGTCCTCTGAACTGGTACAGGAACGTGGAAAGGAACTGGCGTTGGCTGTGCTCCAGGCCAAGGGGCAAG ATACTGATGCCGGCTCTGATGGTGACTGCAGGGAAGGACCGGATTCTTCTGCCCCGCTTTAGCACTGGCATGGAAAATACT ATTCCCAATTTAAAGAGGGCTCACATTGAGGACTGTGGACATTGGACCCAGATGGAGAG